Proteins encoded together in one Olsenella timonensis window:
- the nth gene encoding endonuclease III, whose product MPRETKRAKVERAVEVCRRLDEKYGPVECFLDHANPFRLTIAVLLSAQTTDAQVNKVTPALFERFPTPEAMASASPEEVSEYIHSLGFYKSKARHCVECAQMIVSEFGGEVPHTMDELTRLPGVGRKTANIVMNVGFGIVEGIAVDTHVNRIAHRLALSPKTHEKEPLKTEQDLLRLLPRELWGPVNHQWIRHGRDTCTARGPRCAGCVLEDICPSAHRC is encoded by the coding sequence ATGCCGCGAGAGACCAAGAGGGCCAAGGTCGAGCGCGCGGTCGAGGTATGCCGGCGCCTGGACGAGAAGTACGGGCCCGTCGAGTGCTTCCTCGACCACGCGAATCCGTTCAGGCTGACGATCGCCGTCCTGCTCTCCGCGCAAACGACCGACGCCCAGGTCAACAAGGTCACACCGGCGCTCTTCGAGCGCTTTCCCACGCCCGAGGCCATGGCGTCGGCGTCTCCCGAGGAGGTCTCCGAGTACATCCACAGCCTCGGCTTCTACAAGTCGAAGGCGCGACACTGCGTGGAATGCGCGCAGATGATCGTCTCGGAGTTCGGCGGCGAGGTGCCGCACACGATGGACGAGCTCACGCGACTGCCCGGCGTGGGGCGCAAGACCGCCAACATCGTGATGAACGTGGGCTTTGGCATCGTGGAGGGCATCGCGGTCGACACGCACGTGAACCGCATCGCGCACCGGCTGGCGCTCTCGCCCAAGACGCACGAGAAGGAGCCGCTCAAGACCGAGCAGGACCTGCTGCGCCTGCTGCCGCGCGAGCTCTGGGGGCCGGTGAACCACCAGTGGATCCGCCACGGGCGCGACACGTGCACGGCGCGCGGGCCGCGCTGCGCGGGCTGCGTGCTGGAGGACATCTGCCCGAGCGCCCATCGCTGCTAG
- a CDS encoding peptide deformylase: MIKELVHDEAILSTPCEPATAEDAALAADLVDTLASIDDAVCLAANQIGVTKCVVAYQDDAGNAHVMYNPRVLAGFGAAKVEESCLTHEEPVRVTRFAKIKVSFDELVDGELRARRRDYTGWTAEMIQHMVDHCKGKLV, encoded by the coding sequence ATGATCAAGGAACTGGTCCACGACGAGGCCATCCTCTCCACGCCGTGCGAGCCCGCAACCGCCGAGGATGCCGCGCTCGCGGCGGACCTCGTTGACACGCTCGCGTCGATCGACGATGCGGTCTGCCTCGCCGCCAACCAGATCGGCGTGACCAAGTGCGTCGTCGCCTACCAGGACGACGCCGGCAACGCCCACGTGATGTACAACCCCAGGGTTCTTGCCGGGTTCGGCGCCGCCAAGGTCGAGGAGAGCTGCCTCACCCACGAGGAACCCGTGCGCGTGACGCGCTTCGCCAAGATCAAGGTCTCCTTCGACGAGCTCGTCGACGGGGAGCTCAGGGCGCGCCGCCGCGACTACACCGGCTGGACCGCGGAGATGATCCAGCACATGGTCGACCACTGCAAGGGCAAGCTGGTCTAG
- a CDS encoding excinuclease ABC subunit A: MVERGGEAAPDHVEVRGARVHNLRGVDVDVPLNRLVGVAGVSGSGKSSLALGVLYAEGSRRYLESLSTYTRRRMTQASHAAVDDVRYVPAALALHQRPAVPGVRSTFGTMSELLNSLRLLFSRVASHRCPHCGAYAPPSMSVATDQPIVCPGCGGSFFGPGAEDLAFNSAGACPTCGGTGIVRVVNEASLVPDESVSIDDGAVLPWGSLMWDLMKQVCGAMGVRTDVPFRELTPEERDIVFHGPAVKKHILYKAKKGDNFAELDFTYYNAVYTVENALAKAKDEKGLRRVSRFLTEGPCPDCGGTRLSDAARAPRVAGIGLADAAAMTLADAVAWVAAVPATLPPELRPMARSICESFQHTARRLLDLGLGYLSLDRAASTLSTGERQRVQLARAVRNRTTGVLYVLDEPSIGLHPANVDGLLGVMRDLLADGNSVVMVDHDARILAEADHLIELGPGAGADGGRVICQGTVAEVAADPASRIGGFLTGERDVLSRPRACADELFDLGAISLEAEALHTVRPLRVEVPRGRLVAVTGVSGSGKTTLVLETLVPALAAAAAGEALPSHVRWVDAEGVRRANLIDATPIGVNVRSTVATYAGVHDELRRAYARTEDARAAGLRAGDFSYNTGRLRCPTCDGTGEVSLDVQFLPDVDVPCPDCRGSRYAPQADTVRRPRRGEPAGTGLTLPQLMALSVDEALDACSDLRRVASRLQVLHDLGLGYLTLGEATPALSGGEAQRLKLASEMGRAQDDAVFVFDEPTIGLHPLDVQTLLAVFQRLVEAGATVVVIEHDLDVIRNADYVIDMGPGGGEEGGRIVCAGTPEEVAACPDSVTGRYL; the protein is encoded by the coding sequence GTGGTCGAGCGCGGCGGCGAGGCGGCGCCGGACCACGTCGAGGTGCGCGGCGCGCGCGTCCACAACCTGAGGGGCGTCGACGTCGACGTCCCGCTGAACAGGCTCGTGGGGGTCGCCGGCGTCTCGGGCTCGGGGAAGAGCTCGCTCGCCCTCGGCGTGCTCTACGCGGAGGGCAGCCGCCGCTACCTCGAGTCGCTCTCCACGTACACGCGTCGTCGCATGACGCAGGCGAGCCACGCTGCGGTTGACGACGTGCGCTATGTCCCCGCGGCGCTCGCCCTGCACCAGCGCCCCGCCGTTCCCGGCGTGCGCAGCACCTTCGGCACGATGTCCGAGCTGCTGAACAGCCTGCGCCTGCTCTTCTCGCGCGTGGCGAGCCATCGCTGCCCGCACTGCGGCGCCTACGCCCCTCCCTCGATGTCGGTGGCGACCGACCAGCCGATCGTCTGCCCGGGGTGCGGCGGCTCCTTCTTTGGGCCCGGGGCGGAGGACCTCGCCTTCAACAGCGCCGGCGCCTGCCCCACCTGCGGCGGGACCGGCATCGTGCGCGTGGTCAACGAGGCCTCGCTCGTTCCGGACGAGTCCGTCTCCATCGACGACGGCGCGGTCCTGCCCTGGGGAAGCCTCATGTGGGACCTCATGAAGCAGGTCTGCGGCGCCATGGGGGTGCGCACCGACGTGCCCTTCCGCGAGCTCACCCCCGAGGAGCGCGACATCGTCTTCCACGGCCCCGCGGTCAAGAAGCACATCCTCTACAAGGCCAAGAAGGGCGACAACTTCGCCGAGCTGGACTTCACCTACTACAACGCGGTCTACACCGTGGAGAACGCCCTCGCCAAGGCAAAGGACGAGAAGGGCCTCAGGCGCGTGAGCCGCTTCCTCACGGAGGGCCCCTGTCCCGACTGCGGGGGCACGCGCCTCTCGGACGCGGCGAGGGCGCCGCGCGTGGCGGGGATCGGCCTCGCCGACGCCGCGGCCATGACCCTCGCCGACGCCGTGGCCTGGGTCGCCGCGGTGCCGGCCACGCTGCCCCCCGAGCTGCGCCCCATGGCGCGGAGCATCTGCGAGTCCTTCCAGCACACGGCGCGGCGCCTGCTGGACCTGGGCCTCGGCTACCTCTCGCTCGACCGCGCGGCGTCCACGCTCTCCACGGGGGAGCGCCAGCGCGTGCAGCTGGCGCGCGCGGTCCGAAACCGCACGACGGGCGTCCTCTACGTGCTCGACGAGCCCTCCATCGGGCTTCACCCCGCCAACGTGGACGGGCTCCTCGGCGTCATGCGCGACCTGCTGGCGGACGGCAACTCCGTCGTGATGGTCGATCACGACGCGCGCATCCTCGCGGAGGCCGACCACCTCATCGAGCTCGGGCCCGGCGCCGGCGCGGACGGCGGTCGCGTGATCTGCCAGGGAACGGTCGCCGAGGTCGCCGCCGACCCCGCCTCGCGCATCGGCGGCTTTCTCACGGGCGAGAGGGACGTGCTCTCGCGGCCGCGCGCGTGTGCCGACGAGCTGTTCGACCTGGGCGCCATCTCGTTGGAGGCCGAGGCGCTCCACACCGTCCGCCCGCTCCGCGTGGAGGTCCCGCGCGGGAGGCTCGTCGCCGTGACGGGCGTCTCGGGCTCGGGCAAGACCACGCTCGTGCTGGAGACGCTCGTGCCCGCGCTGGCCGCTGCCGCGGCGGGCGAGGCGCTCCCGTCCCACGTGCGCTGGGTCGACGCCGAGGGGGTGCGCCGCGCCAACCTGATCGACGCGACGCCGATCGGCGTCAACGTGCGCTCGACCGTCGCCACCTACGCGGGCGTCCACGACGAGCTGCGCCGCGCCTACGCCCGGACGGAGGACGCGCGCGCCGCCGGCCTGCGCGCGGGCGACTTCTCGTACAACACGGGGCGCCTGCGCTGCCCGACCTGCGACGGCACCGGCGAGGTCTCGCTCGACGTGCAGTTCCTGCCGGACGTGGACGTTCCCTGCCCGGACTGCCGGGGGTCTCGCTACGCCCCGCAGGCCGACACGGTGCGCCGCCCGCGCAGGGGCGAGCCGGCGGGCACGGGGCTGACGCTTCCCCAGCTCATGGCGCTCTCCGTCGACGAGGCGCTCGACGCATGCTCCGACCTGCGGCGCGTTGCGTCGCGACTCCAGGTCCTCCACGACCTGGGGCTGGGCTACCTCACGCTCGGCGAGGCGACGCCGGCCCTCTCGGGCGGGGAGGCGCAGCGCCTCAAGCTCGCGAGCGAGATGGGCCGCGCCCAGGACGACGCCGTGTTCGTCTTCGACGAGCCCACGATCGGGCTGCACCCGCTCGACGTGCAGACGCTGCTGGCGGTGTTCCAGCGGCTCGTGGAGGCGGGCGCCACGGTCGTCGTGATCGAGCACGACCTCGACGTCATCAGGAACGCCGACTACGTGATCGACATGGGCCCCGGCGGCGGCGAGGAGGGCGGCCGCATCGTCTGCGCCGGAACCCCCGAGGAGGTCGCGGCCTGCCCCGACAGCGTCACCGGCCGCTACCTGTGA
- a CDS encoding tRNA (cytidine(34)-2'-O)-methyltransferase, which yields MLNVVLVAPEIPANTGNIGRTCVVTGSRLHLVGPLGFSLDERSLRRAGLGYWESLDVAVYADWDEFVEKSGLAGAEARLHLLTKKARRTYAEATYRDGDFLVFGCESVGLPEALLADHADRCERIPMLPDAASLENAQSWGAPGERSDHAALLARDVCGNFVDPEDYRISALNLSNAVAVVLYEALRQTGFPGM from the coding sequence ATGCTCAACGTCGTGCTCGTGGCGCCGGAGATACCGGCCAACACGGGGAACATAGGACGCACGTGCGTGGTCACGGGCTCGCGCCTGCACCTCGTGGGGCCGCTCGGCTTCTCGCTGGACGAGCGCTCCCTCCGGCGCGCGGGCCTCGGGTACTGGGAGAGCCTCGACGTGGCCGTGTACGCAGACTGGGACGAGTTCGTCGAGAAGAGCGGCCTCGCCGGCGCCGAGGCACGGCTGCACCTCCTCACCAAGAAGGCGCGGCGCACCTACGCCGAGGCCACGTACCGAGACGGCGACTTCCTCGTCTTTGGGTGCGAGAGCGTGGGGCTGCCGGAGGCGCTGCTCGCCGATCACGCGGACCGCTGCGAGCGCATCCCCATGCTGCCAGACGCGGCGTCGCTCGAGAACGCGCAAAGCTGGGGCGCTCCGGGCGAGAGGAGCGACCATGCCGCCCTTCTCGCCCGGGACGTCTGCGGCAACTTCGTCGACCCCGAGGACTACCGCATCAGCGCGCTCAACCTCTCCAACGCCGTTGCCGTCGTGCTCTACGAGGCCCTGCGTCAGACTGGCTTCCCGGGC